One segment of Bacteroidia bacterium DNA contains the following:
- the era gene encoding GTPase Era — MPFKSGFVNIIGKPNVGKSTLINAMVGEKVSIVTPKVQTTRQRIMGILNSEDYQIVFSDTPGIMKPRYLLQESMMKYVSAALEDADIVLYMVEATESPADHEDFADRLSRLEVPLFLVINKADLTEQPKLEALIRDWEAKFPQAAVIAISALHTFNLQKLLDKIIDHLPEHPPYYPHEMYTDKSERFLVSETVREKIFTQFRQEIPYSIEVNVIEFKEEEAIIRIEGEIIVNRQSQKPIVIGNKGEALKRVGTAARKELEEVFNKKVFLKLFVKVRENWREKPVFLKNFGYDV; from the coding sequence ATGCCATTCAAATCAGGATTCGTAAATATAATCGGAAAGCCCAACGTAGGGAAGTCAACGCTCATCAATGCGATGGTTGGCGAAAAAGTATCCATCGTAACGCCCAAAGTGCAGACCACACGGCAGCGCATAATGGGCATCCTGAATAGTGAGGATTACCAGATCGTATTTTCGGATACACCGGGCATTATGAAACCGCGCTACCTGCTGCAGGAGAGCATGATGAAGTATGTTTCGGCTGCGCTGGAAGATGCTGATATCGTGCTTTATATGGTGGAGGCTACAGAATCTCCGGCTGACCATGAGGATTTCGCAGACCGGCTTTCGCGCCTGGAGGTGCCGCTTTTTCTGGTGATCAACAAAGCTGACCTGACAGAGCAGCCGAAGCTTGAGGCGCTAATCAGGGATTGGGAGGCGAAATTTCCGCAAGCCGCAGTTATCGCCATCTCTGCCCTTCATACCTTCAACCTGCAGAAGTTGCTGGATAAAATTATAGACCATCTTCCTGAGCATCCACCTTATTATCCTCACGAAATGTATACGGATAAAAGCGAGCGCTTCCTAGTTTCAGAAACGGTACGCGAAAAGATCTTTACGCAGTTCAGGCAGGAAATCCCTTATTCCATTGAAGTGAACGTAATTGAATTTAAAGAAGAAGAAGCCATTATAAGGATAGAAGGTGAAATTATCGTGAACAGGCAGTCCCAGAAGCCCATTGTAATCGGCAACAAAGGTGAAGCCCTGAAACGTGTGGGGACAGCCGCAAGGAAAGAACTTGAGGAGGTTTTCAATAAAAAGGTTTTTCTTAAGCTCTTCGTAAAAGTGAGGGAAAACTGGCGGGAAAAGCCTGTGTTCCTGAAGAACTTCGGGTACGATGTCTGA
- a CDS encoding T9SS type A sorting domain-containing protein, with the protein MKNFQLFPAIATLGAFLLFGGDLNAQDTTQMFANPGTGTTQFQLTNAQSASGGFQLGIEGNNNIFFNQLESQSILFRTGSQERLRISAAGNVGIGTSNPLTPLHVDGRTRFGGRIVVDEGDGIYFENPTQSLIIRTAPGNMAINAHDGSLDFGTRNLTKIRITGTYHEIRMVDGSTSMGTNFGLQAISPNDTLIPFGIKAHAGQKAPLMVIQNGGEGRVWTVDHDGSQAIKRSFLKGYALTVGGDIMAHTYSSYADQRMQQQPAPLNNVMQNLRSINGISFNYKGAPFDKYLFPAKRQFGLRTQEVRTVYPELITMNADSFYSISYHGFIPVLIEGMKELDSVQTKFETKIQEQEDQYKVVLSEIDVLKMLVDSLKIIIENHTGVMAPGGDDFDKPILYQNQPNPFTVSTAIKYYLPYSVNSADLYIYDMSGKQLIRKSISQRGSGAEIIDGNELQAGMYIYSLIADNKEIANKRMILTN; encoded by the coding sequence ATGAAAAATTTTCAACTTTTCCCCGCAATAGCCACGTTGGGTGCTTTTCTTTTGTTTGGCGGTGATCTGAATGCTCAGGACACTACACAGATGTTTGCCAATCCCGGAACTGGCACCACCCAATTTCAATTGACCAATGCTCAATCGGCCAGTGGTGGTTTTCAGTTGGGCATTGAAGGCAACAACAACATATTTTTCAACCAACTTGAAAGCCAGTCCATATTGTTCAGGACCGGGAGCCAGGAAAGGTTGCGCATTTCGGCAGCAGGAAATGTGGGGATTGGCACCTCTAACCCACTTACTCCACTCCACGTAGACGGCAGGACACGTTTTGGCGGCAGAATAGTGGTGGATGAAGGAGACGGAATTTACTTTGAGAATCCTACTCAAAGCCTTATCATTCGCACGGCCCCGGGGAATATGGCCATTAATGCACATGATGGCAGCCTGGACTTCGGTACGAGGAATCTGACTAAAATTCGCATTACCGGAACTTATCATGAAATAAGGATGGTGGATGGCAGTACAAGCATGGGAACCAATTTCGGATTGCAGGCAATTTCGCCAAATGATACACTTATTCCTTTCGGCATCAAAGCCCATGCAGGGCAAAAGGCGCCTCTCATGGTGATCCAGAATGGTGGAGAAGGCCGGGTTTGGACGGTGGATCATGACGGAAGCCAAGCCATAAAACGCTCATTTTTAAAGGGCTACGCACTTACGGTAGGAGGCGATATAATGGCCCATACCTACAGTTCTTATGCTGATCAAAGAATGCAGCAGCAGCCGGCTCCATTAAATAATGTAATGCAGAATCTCCGCAGCATTAATGGCATTAGCTTCAACTATAAAGGCGCACCTTTCGATAAGTATCTTTTCCCGGCAAAAAGACAGTTCGGACTTCGTACCCAGGAAGTGAGAACTGTATATCCTGAGTTGATTACCATGAATGCCGACAGCTTTTACAGCATAAGTTATCACGGGTTCATTCCGGTTTTGATAGAGGGAATGAAGGAATTGGATTCTGTGCAAACTAAATTTGAAACCAAGATTCAGGAGCAGGAAGACCAATATAAAGTGGTGCTCTCAGAGATTGATGTATTGAAAATGTTAGTAGATTCACTTAAAATCATAATCGAAAACCACACGGGCGTGATGGCTCCGGGAGGAGATGATTTTGATAAACCGATACTTTATCAAAATCAACCCAATCCTTTTACGGTTTCCACAGCCATTAAATACTATCTTCCTTATTCGGTGAATTCTGCTGATCTGTACATTTATGACATGTCAGGAAAGCAGCTTATAAGGAAGAGCATATCGCAGCGGGGCAGTGGCGCGGAAATCATTGATGGAAACGAACTGCAGGCGGGAATGTACATCTACAGCCTGATTGCTGATAATAAGGAAATTGCCAATAAACGAATGATCCTGACAAACTAA